The following proteins come from a genomic window of Lachnoclostridium phytofermentans ISDg:
- the mnmE gene encoding tRNA uridine-5-carboxymethylaminomethyl(34) synthesis GTPase MnmE: MKTDTIAAIATGLSNAGISIVRISGDQAFAVIDKIFQTKSKAKRLSEMDSHTVHYGYIVDEEEIIDEVMVIIMRAPRSYTMEDSIEIDCHGGITVTKKVLEAVLKAGARIAEPGEFTKRAFLNGRIDLSQAEAVIDVIHANNELALKNSMKQLKGNVLHKVKDVRHSIILDTAYIEAALDDPEHISLEGFSDKLRDNVIGSIKELSELINTSENGRMIKEGIRTVILGRPNAGKSSLLNLMVGEERAIVTEIAGTTRDTIEETVFLNGLCLNLIDTAGIRETSDLVEKLGVEKSLKSAKEADLIICVIDASTPLNQDDKEILEFIKDRKAIVLLNKSDLDSVIEEEKINLLTNKPILKISAIDQTGIKDLEQTITEMFFEGNISFNDEIYITNMRHKNALVEAKVSLEQVIVSIENEMPEDFFSIDLMNAYEILGTIIGESVDEDLVNTIFKEFCMGK, translated from the coding sequence ATGAAAACAGATACCATTGCCGCCATAGCAACAGGACTGAGTAATGCGGGAATTAGTATAGTTAGAATAAGTGGAGATCAGGCCTTTGCTGTGATTGATAAGATATTTCAAACAAAATCAAAGGCAAAACGATTATCTGAGATGGATTCTCATACGGTACACTATGGTTATATCGTTGATGAGGAGGAAATCATTGATGAAGTTATGGTGATAATCATGCGTGCTCCAAGAAGTTATACCATGGAAGATAGTATAGAAATTGATTGCCATGGTGGAATTACGGTAACAAAAAAAGTATTAGAAGCAGTATTAAAAGCGGGTGCAAGAATTGCAGAACCAGGTGAGTTTACAAAACGTGCATTTTTAAATGGCAGAATAGACTTATCTCAGGCGGAAGCAGTAATTGATGTTATACATGCGAATAATGAATTGGCCTTAAAAAACTCTATGAAGCAATTAAAGGGTAATGTACTTCATAAGGTAAAAGACGTAAGGCATAGCATAATTTTAGATACAGCTTATATTGAAGCTGCACTTGATGATCCAGAGCATATTAGTTTAGAAGGGTTCTCTGATAAATTAAGAGATAATGTAATTGGAAGCATCAAAGAACTTTCTGAGCTTATCAATACGTCAGAAAATGGTCGTATGATTAAGGAAGGAATTCGTACAGTTATATTAGGTAGGCCAAACGCTGGTAAATCTTCTTTATTGAACTTAATGGTTGGAGAAGAAAGAGCTATTGTAACAGAGATTGCAGGGACAACAAGAGATACGATTGAAGAGACAGTATTTTTAAATGGATTATGTTTAAATCTTATAGATACTGCTGGAATAAGAGAAACCTCGGATTTGGTTGAAAAATTAGGTGTTGAAAAAAGTTTAAAGAGCGCTAAGGAAGCAGACTTAATCATCTGTGTTATTGATGCATCCACACCATTAAACCAAGATGATAAAGAAATTCTAGAATTTATCAAAGATAGAAAAGCAATCGTACTTTTAAATAAATCAGACTTAGATTCTGTAATTGAAGAAGAAAAAATAAATCTTCTTACGAACAAACCTATATTAAAAATTTCTGCGATTGATCAAACAGGTATTAAAGATTTAGAACAGACAATTACAGAGATGTTTTTTGAAGGTAACATTTCTTTTAATGATGAAATATACATCACAAATATGAGACACAAGAATGCACTTGTAGAAGCAAAGGTTAGTTTAGAGCAAGTAATTGTTAGTATAGAAAACGAGATGCCAGAAGATTTCTTCTCTATAGACTTGATGAATGCATATGAAATATTAGGAACAATCATTGGCGAGTCTGTGGATGAGGATTTGGTAAATACCATATTTAAAGAATTTTGTATGGGTAAGTAG